The bacterium nucleotide sequence CCCGCCCCGCCCCAATCTTCTTCCCCTGCCAAGTATCCAAGCGTTCCAACTCCGCATGAATAGCATTTAAAGCATTCCACTTATTCACCGACCACTCCGGCGCTACCGTTAACCGCCGCGGCCCATGCGCCACCAAACGTTGAATCACGATATCAGGCCTTAAATGCTCCAAAAAATCCACCGCTATTTGTGTATATTCCTGTAAATCTAATGGCTGATAATGGCCCGAAGCATAAATTTTTTCGAGCGCTGTATCTTTAAACACCACCATGTTGTGAATTTTAATGGCATCAATTGGAAAATTATTCATAAACAACGCTTTTTCTTTAGAATCTTCAAAGGTTTCACCCGGCAAACCCATAATCACATGGGCACAAGTTTTAATGCCGGCCGCATGTAGCTTTTTTACCGCCTGCGCAAAATCATCATTAGTATGGGCGCGATTTAATCGGCGGTTAACATCTTCGCGGTGCGACGGCATACCCAGCTCTACCCACACGTCGGTTTGAGCGTTAAATTCTTGGAGCAAAGTAACAATGTCATCCGTCATGCAATCGGGCCGGGTAGAAATCATAATGCCAACAACTTCGGGGTATCTTAAAGCCGCTGTATAATAGTCTTTAAGCTTGGGGATGGACGCATAAGTATTGGTGCCATTTTGGAAATACACATAAAAGCGAGTAGATGGATAACGACTTTTTAAATAATCCCGTCCTTTTTTAATTTGTTGAGCAATGGAGGGAATGTCTTCCTTAATGGTGAGCCCTTCATAAGAAGCATCCGAACAAAAGGTACAACCACCCCGCGCTTTAGTTCCATCTATATTAGGGCATGTCATGCCCGCATTAACAGTAATGCGATCAATACGATGACCGTA carries:
- a CDS encoding TIGR01212 family radical SAM protein (This family includes YhcC from E. coli K-12, an uncharacterized radical SAM protein.), coding for MMRYHAFHEYIKKKYGHRIDRITVNAGMTCPNIDGTKARGGCTFCSDASYEGLTIKEDIPSIAQQIKKGRDYLKSRYPSTRFYVYFQNGTNTYASIPKLKDYYTAALRYPEVVGIMISTRPDCMTDDIVTLLQEFNAQTDVWVELGMPSHREDVNRRLNRAHTNDDFAQAVKKLHAAGIKTCAHVIMGLPGETFEDSKEKALFMNNFPIDAIKIHNMVVFKDTALEKIYASGHYQPLDLQEYTQIAVDFLEHLRPDIVIQRLVAHGPRRLTVAPEWSVNKWNALNAIHAELERLDTWQGKKIGAGR